In one Culex quinquefasciatus strain JHB chromosome 2, VPISU_Cqui_1.0_pri_paternal, whole genome shotgun sequence genomic region, the following are encoded:
- the LOC6052139 gene encoding DNA polymerase delta catalytic subunit, with product MNTKRKPFTKPGGESSSASFNKKPRTGGGDDDEEDFESYFEAELANMDDEADGAAAAHSIGQGPEAQNTCAKWSRPKPREYNPEVEGLVFQQIDIDHYIGQPVPGMPGAQIGPVPVMRMFGITQEGNSVCAHVHGFTPYLYVAAPRGFGKSHLAEFRTALDKSVLNDMRSNKENVQEAVLDVELVERQSIMGYNGEEKFSFIRVTVALPRLLAAVKRLLEKEQMMPSMDFQDCRVYESNIDFDIRFMVDTNVVGCSWIEIPEGKWRIRRKGKGLALETRCQIEIDVAYNEFIAHDPEGEWSKVAPFRILSFDIECAGRKGIFPEPQHDPVIQIANMVIRQGDQEPFLRNVFTLKSCAPIVGSQVLSYESEQELLDKWASFVRELDPDILTGYNINNFDIPYLLNRANHLKVKNFEYLGRVTNIRSVIKETVIQSKQMGRRENKSVNFEGRVPFDLLFVLLRDYKLRSYTLNAVSYHFLQEQKEDVHHSIITDLQNENEQTRRRLAMYCLKDAYLPLRLLNKLMCIVNYMEMARVTGVPLQCLLTRGQQIKVMSQLLRKTRKCGYLIPSYQSSGSDEQYEGATVIEPKRGYYADPISTLDFASLYPSIMMAHNLCYTTLLQPGFNKEKLGLTDDQITRTPANNTFVKASVRKGILPEILESLLGARKRAKADLKVETDPFKRSVLDGRQLALKISANSVYGFTGAQVGKLPCLEISGSVTAYGRTMIEQTKQEVEQRYTAENGYENDAVVIYGDTDSVMVNFGVKSLERSMELGREAAEFVSAKFVKPIKLEFEKVYYPYLLINKKRYAGLYFTRPDKYDKMDCKGIETVRRDNSPLVANMMNSCLQKLLIERNPEGAVEHAKQVIADLLCNRIDISQLVITKELAKTDYAAKQAHVELAAKMKKRDAGSAPKLGDRVPYVIINAAKNTPAYMKAEDPIYVLENCVPIDANYYLENQLSKPLLRIFEPILGDKAESILLRGDHTRTRAVVTSKVGALAAFTKKRDACLGCKALLPVGYEGQAVCQHCKQNEAALYQNELSAQRSLEDRFCRLWTQCQRCQGSLHEEVICTSRDCPIFYMRTKIRMELDTQEKRVGRFGVPSW from the exons ATGAACACCAAACGCAAACCGTTCACCAAACCGGGCGGAGAATCCTCCTCGGCCAGCTTCAACAAGAAACCACG AACCGgtggcggcgacgacgacgaggaggaCTTTGAGAGCTACTTCGAGGCCGAGCTGGCCAACATGGACGACGAAGCGGACGGCGCCGCCGCGGCTCACTCGATCGGGCAGGGCCCGGAGGCGCAAAACACCTGCGCCAAGTGGAGCCGTCCGAAGCCGCGCGAGTACAACCCGGAGGTGGAGGGGTTGGTGTTCCAGCAGATCGACATCGACCACTACATCGGGCAGCCGGTGCCGGGGATGCCGGGGGCGCAG attgGACCGGTTCCGGTGATGCGGATGTTCGGGATAACGCAGGAGGGCAACTCGGTGTGCGCGCACGTGCACGGCTTTACGCCGTATTTGTACGTGGCGGCGCCGCGTGGTTTTGGGAAGAGTCACCTGGCGGAGTTCCGGACGGCGCTGGACAAGTCGGTGCTGAACGATATGCGGTCGAACAAGGAGAACGTGCAGGAGGCGGTGCTGGACGTGGAGCTGGTCGAGCGGCAGTCGATTATGGGGTATAACGGGGAGGAGAAGTTTAGCTTTATCCGGGTGACGGTGGCGCTGCCGAGGTTGTTGGCCGCGGTGAAGAGGCTGCTGGAGAAGGAGCAGATGATGCCGTCGATGGACTTTCAGGACTGTCGGGTTTATGAGAGTAATATTGACTTTGATATTCGGTTTATGGTCGATACGAACGTGGTCGGATGCAGCTGGATTGAGATTCCCGAGGGGAAGTGGCGGATTAGGAGGAAGGGAAAGGGGTTGGCGTTGGAGACGCGGTGTCAGATTGAGATTGATGTGGCTTATAATGAGTTTATTGCGCACGATCCGGAGGGGGAGTGGAGCAAGGTGGCGCCGTTTAGGATCTTGAGCTTTGACATTGAGTGCGCCGGGCGGAAGGGAATCTTCCCGGAGCCGCAGCACGATCCGGTGATTCAGATCGCCAACATGGTGATTCGGCAGGGCGATCAGGAACCGTTTTTGAGGAACGTGTTCACGCTGAAGAGCTGCGCGCCGATCGTGGGGTCGCAGGTGTTGAGTTACGAGTCGGAACAGGAGCTGCTGGACAAGTGGGCGAGCTTCGTGCGCGAGCTGGATCCGGACATCCTGACCGGGTACAACATCAACAACTTTGACATTCCTTACCTGTTGAATCGCGCGAATCACTTGAAAGTCAAGAACTTTGAATATCTTGGTCGAGTCACGAACATTCGATCGGTGATCAAGGAGACGGTCATTCAGTCGAAGCAGATGGGACGGCGCGAGAACAAGTCGGTCAATTTTGAAGGTCGCGTTCCGTTCGATCTGCTGTTTGTGCTCCTCCGTGACTACAAACTCCGCTCGTACACGCTGAACGCCGTGAGTTACCACTTTCTGCAGGAACAGAAAGAGGACGTCCACCACAGCATCATTACGGATCTGCAGAACGAGAACGAACAAACGCGCCGTCGGTTGGCGATGTACTGCTTGAAGGACGCCTATCTGCCGCTCCGACTGCTGAACAAGCTCATGTGCATCGTCAACTACATGGAAATGGCCCGTGTAACGGGAGTCCCACTTCAGTGTCTCCTCACCCGCGGTCAGCAGATCAAAGTCATGAGTCAGCTCCTCCGCAAGACCAGAAAGTGCGGTTACCTCATCCCGTCCTACCAGAGTTCCGGCTCCGACGAGCAGTACGAAGGCGCCACGGTCATCGAGCCCAAGCGCGGCTACTACGCCGACCCGATCTCCACCCTCGATTTCGCCTCGCTATATCCCAGTATCATGATGGCCCACAACCTCTGCTACACGACCCTCCTCCAGCCCGGCTTCAACAAGGAGAAGCTCGGCCTCACCGACGACCAGATCACGCGAACCCCCGCCAACAACACCTTCGTCAAGGCCTCCGTCCGCAAGGGGATCCTCCCGGAGATCCTCGAATCCCTGCTCGGCGCCCGCAAGCGCGCCAAGGCCGACCTCAAGGTCGAAACCGACCCCTTCAAGCGCTCCGTCCTGGACGGTCGCCAACTCGCGCTCAAAATCTCCGCCAACTCCGTGTACGGCTTCACCGGCGCCCAGGTCGGCAAGCTGCCCTGTCTGGAAATCTCCGGCTCCGTCACCGCGTACGGCCGCACCATGATCGAGCAAACCAAGCAGGAGGTCGAGCAGCGCTACACCGCGGAAAACGGGTACGAAAACGATGCCGTCGTCATCTACGGCGACACCGACTCCGTCATGGTCAACTTTGGCGTCAAATCGCTCGAGCGTAGCATGGAACTGGGTCGCGAAGCCGCCGAATTCGTCAGCGCCAAGTTCGTCAAACCCATCAAGCTCGAGTTCGAAAAGGTCTACTACCCGTACCTCCTGATCAACAAGAAACGCTACGCCGGCCTTTACTTCACCCGCCCCGACAAGTACGACAAAATGGACTGCAAGGGCATCGAAACCGTCCGCCGTGACAACTCGCCCCTCGTCGCCAACATGATGAACTCCTGCCTCCAGAAGCTCCTCATCGAGCGCAACCCGGAAGGCGCCGTCGAGCACGCCAAACAGGTCATCGCCGACCTACTCTGCAACCGCATCGACATCTCCCAGCTCGTCATCACGAAGGAACTCGCCAAAACCGACTACGCCGCCAAGCAGGCCCACGTCGAACTCGCCGCCAAAATGAAGAAACGCGACGCCGGCAGCGCCCCCAAACTCGGCGATCGCGTCCCCTACGTCATCATCAACGCCGCCAAAAACACCCCGGCCTACATGAAAGCGGAAGACCCGATCTACGTCCTCGAGAACTGCGTCCCCATCGACGCCAACTACTACCTCGAGAACCAACTCTCCAAGCCCCTGCTCCGAATCTTCGAACCGATCCTCGGCGATAAAGCCGAATCCATCCTGCTCCGCGGCGATCACACCCGAACCCGCGCCGTCGTCACCTCCAAGGTGGGCGCCCTCGCCGCCTTCACCAAGAAACGGGACGCCTGCCTCGGCTGCAAGGCCCTGCTCCCGGTGGGCTACGAAGGACAGGCCGTCTGTCAGCACTGCAAGCAGAACGAGGCGGCCCTCTACCAGAACGAACTGTCGGCCCAGCGATCGCTCGAGGATCGCTTCTGCCGGCTGTGGACGCAGTGCCAGCGCTGCCAGGGGTCGCTCCACGAGGAGGTCATCTGCACGAGCAGGGATTGCCCGATTTTCTACATGCGCACCAAGATCCGGATGGAGCTGGACACGCAGGAGAAGCGCGTCGGGAGGTTCGGGGTGCCGTCGTGGTGA